The genomic region AGCCATTTCAACAGTGCAGTTTATGGAATTTGTCTTGGTGTGCCCACATATACCACCTAATTGACAACAGTGCACCGACATAACAAATTGCACACATATACCTCACATATTGACATCAAATGCAcagacataaacataaacaacacataTTGCACTTTAAAGTGTGTAAACCTCATACTGCAATGGCAAATGGGAATGTCCCTAGTGCATTGGGGCATTCCATAGTGCAGAGAGGACAGTCCACAAATACTTAATACTGCAGggaaaaactttaaaatgtaacccaTGTTATAGTGTCATATAGCTTGGAGGTAGGTGCTATCTCTGAAGTCTGCTAGTGATGCTTCTATACCTCTTCCCTGATGGCAAAAGGATGAACAGGTGATGTGCTGGGTGGTAGGAGTCAGTGGTGATGTTTCTAGCCTTTCTGATGATTCTAGTGTCATAGTGTGAGGCTATGCTAGTCAGACTACAGCCAATAATCTTGGAGACTTTCTCTAGCTGTTGCTTATCCTAGCTGTTCACGTTACCGTACCAGGACAGGCTAGAGAAGGTCAGCATGCTTTCCACGACAGCTTGGTAGAAATGAGTCATGCCTTTCTGGCTAATCCCAAATTTCCTCAGCTGACGGAGGAAGTAGAGTCTCTGATGGGGTTTGCTTACAAtgacgctcaatggtgttttaagcccccaacgtctccttccaggcagcgctgcgaccgttgacttcaaggcacctaaccctaaccgtaaccttaaccataaccatagcTTAATCctagttgggggcttaaaacacagataaactacAATGACACTGATGTTCAGGTCCCATGAGAGAAACTGGTGTATGGTGGTGCCTAAGAAGCAGACGGAGGGGACCCTCTCAACAACCTGGCCATTGATGGAGAGGGGAAGGTGCTGGGCTATCAGTTCTTTGGTTTTAGATGTATTGAGGATTAGGTTATTGTTCTCACGCCACCTCACCAGCTGTACTGCTTCACTGCTTGACTTGCCCGGTAAACAGATTCATCACCATCAGAGATAAGACCTATTAAAGTGGTATCATCTGCAAATGTTAACAGTTTAACTGATGTTGAGTGGGATACAGTTGTTGGTATAAAGAGCATTGATATAATGATACAAATATGAAcatggcagctgttttcagcaacaacaaaaaaagaaaaaaagagtagcAACTAGCTTgtaaacatagtggagcatgtagcagctaaagagccagatatttcccccATGAGTTGGTGgaaaccaaaacagagctaaaagcagaatgaatattggatttacattcatcaggtggacagacTCCAAACTAATGCTAATGATGTtccatgtctgctggatgtgtgaaTAGGCAATAGCTGTCTGCTAACAAATTTGTCAAATCACCTTCATGAGGTGATaatatgtgttgtttttgtagCTTGTTCTACCGCCCCCAAGTGGCTAAAACAGTATATTTATACTGCTTTGAAGAATCAGTGCATGACAAGCTACCTAGGTAGGAtcattattttacagttttgttCAGTAACATATTCCTTTAAAAAGGTAATGTTAGAGTGAAGATTTGTGCCCTTTAGGAACCCAAACaacctgtctttcttttttctctgccCTCAGGACAGGAGAGCTTTAACTCTCGCTCCCTGGCCCTGCAGGCCCAGAAGAAGATCTTGAGCAAGATGGCGACCATGGTAGTGGCCAACATGCTGACAGATGACACCAGCAGCGAGATCTTGGACGAGCTCTACAAGACGAGCCGGGAGTTCACCAAGAGCAAGAAGGAGGCCCACAAGATCATCAAGGACGTCATCAAGATTGCCCTGAAGATCGGCATCTTGTACCGCAACCACCAGTTCAGCCCCGACGAGCTGGACACAGTGGAGCGCTTTAAGAAAAAGATGAACCAAGCAGCCATGACGGTGGTGTCGTTCTATGAGGTGGAGTATACCTTTGACAGGAATATTCTGTCAGAGCTTCTGCTGGAGTGCAGGGACCTGCTTCACACCCTGGTCGAGCAGCACCTGACGGCGCGCTCACATGCACGCATCGATCACGTTTTCAACCATTTTGCCCACGGAGAGTTCCTGGCTGAGCTGTACGGGGACAGAGAGGAGTACAGACTCTCCCTGAGGAAGATCTGCAATGGCATCAACAAACTGCTGGATGAAGGAACTCTTTAACCACACACACCTGAACTCTTTCTCCTCGTGCTCCTTCTCTTGCTGGTTTCTCCTGCCTCCTTTCTATTTCCTTTTGACTTGCTCAACCCTGACTGCTTACATCCTCTTCCCTCTTTCTGCTCTCGTCTTCCTGTTTCTTCTTCATCCATTACCATGAAGCTCGCTGTAACATCCTGCTGCTGTGGAATATTTTAGACTGTCTTTTCACTCAGCGGATCATGGCTGCACACTGGGACAGCCTGTATCGTGTTGTATGCAT from Sander lucioperca isolate FBNREF2018 chromosome 3, SLUC_FBN_1.2, whole genome shotgun sequence harbors:
- the tnfaip8l3 gene encoding tumor necrosis factor alpha-induced protein 8-like protein 3 — encoded protein: MDSDSGEQSDGDLSPGQESFNSRSLALQAQKKILSKMATMVVANMLTDDTSSEILDELYKTSREFTKSKKEAHKIIKDVIKIALKIGILYRNHQFSPDELDTVERFKKKMNQAAMTVVSFYEVEYTFDRNILSELLLECRDLLHTLVEQHLTARSHARIDHVFNHFAHGEFLAELYGDREEYRLSLRKICNGINKLLDEGTL